CAGTAGAATATCTGCTGTCACTCGGTGCATCAGAACCTGTGTTCCTTCAGCGTTGGTCCGATTGCACTATGAAATAATGTTTCTGTGTCGTCACCACGAACCTTCCTGTGCGGTGAGCAGAGGCGCAGCAGTATTTAAACCATCGCTCCTCTCTCTGCCAGCTGACAGACTGCACACAGCTGTGTAGCTTTCTAAAATAAAACCCCGCTGCTGAAGCTGCCTCCTCAGGCCTTTCCCCTGTTGCCCCGCTGACCTGCACCATGTAGGCCTCTGTGGACGGTATTTTTAGGCTCCAGACAAACTCCCGAAAAATATTCTGGCACTTATCGGtccttttttcaaaatgttaagtTCATTGTCAGGTTGTTTTTAATATGCGAACCTCGTGTTGGGGTGTTTGTAGTTGCAGCAACAGATCAAATCTCAAGTTCATCAGCTAATACAAAGcacatttcatattttggatTTAACAGAATATCCTTAAATAAAACGAttctatgtgtatatatatgaacGTGAGCAATATTTTAACAGAATTGAAGTCTCTTTCTTCCATAATAAAGTGTAAATATGCATCGATTTCTCTTTAAGCTAACATCTGATATGCAGCAACACGTTTGATCAATAAAATCGCTTGTTATTCTatataaaaatgactttttattaAATACTAAAGATTGGCAACATATTGATGACAATAAGATGCCTTAAGGGGCAATTCTCTGCTTGTAGCTtcttaaaatgcaaatattttagGGTTTTCTTACTGCAGTGtgacaaattaaatgttttgtgtttttgggctaTTGGTCAAACATTTTACGATACAAATACAACCTCTGGAAGGCATTTTTTACCATGTTAACACTTTCTGAACAAAATTGTGACTCAGTTAATTAATGAAACAGGCTTAATTAGTGATTAAAATACACCGTTTCCTAAAAATAGTAACAAAGATCGTAAGACAACTGTCACCCTGATCCTGTGAATATAAAGTGGCTTCACCTTGAAGGGGGAGGACAGAAACAGCACACCTCTCCTGAGCAAAGACCTTTTTTATTTCTCGTTGAAAGGAACTTGGTAGAATATTACAGCAGAACACACATGACTGAAACAGCTGCCATTTCACGTAACACAGTACAGGAAGAAGGATGTAGTTCAATCGCATGTGTAAtattatatatagtatatttatatcaatagaaaagaaaaaaaactattgctcccaggtgtttattttttttcatatggcatttctctgctgtgttgaAGTGggtaaaataaaattcaacGAGAGGTTTACACACCAAAGGAAGTGGGACAATGAAAGTGACATTTCCCATAACAATGGGAAcgttgtggctttttttttttttttttaacttttttttaattattaggCTGAGAAGTAAACTTGAACTTTCTTTTGTCTATtgcaatacagaaataaaacctGAAACCGCTCTCAAAAATGGATAAATACCATTATACAGCAATCagaatatgcaaaataaaagaacacaagGCAGCTCCGCATGAGAGCAGGCATGCAAAAatgatcagatttttaaaaggagcACTAAAGACAAAATGCTGATGATTGCAGGTGTTTATGTTTACGTCGTATGGCAACTGATGGAAAGCCAATTCAGGACAAAACATGGTAAAAAGGTGTGGACTGAAACGAGGGGACAACTCGATGCTCTGTAAAGTGAACTGGAGTGCTGAGTGTTTGCTGACAAACTACTTCAATGAAGTTGTTTCTAGAAATTGCTATAACATACTGTGTTATCAATTTGttgaacacttttttaaaacttcctctaaggaataaaagaaatgttaggAAAAAAGCAGGTATGAAATATCACCCTGGACAGTTGCATCCAAGTTTAGTGTTTTAAATAAGCCACTTTAGGCAGCGTTATCTAATAAATGTCTCGTATTCCTAAGACATATTTCAATATATctcttttgaaaaataattcTATCTATACTTGATCTTTTTAGTACGTAAATCTCTTccagtatatattttttctttaggTACAGCACCCCAttgtgggttgtttttttttttgtttgttttccaaaagCACCTAATTTTTGTTACAATCAGACTGAATGTTGCTTCAGTCATTAAAGGTCTGAGTTCAAGATTAGAGGATCCAAATGGTTCACCCAAACTACGTCAACAAGGTCAATTCCCTTGAGACCGTAGCTCAAGCCCGGCAATATTAAGCTTTAACTCAGAAAATAGAGACCAGTGCTAGAGGCCTGAGGTCACCGCATCCCCTTGGACAGAAAAAGGTCACCGGGGTCAAACGTGGCTCTGCATCATAGGAGACATCATCAGTTGCCACAGACGGCTCAAGTGCAGCAACCGGCTGAGCAGATCTGCACCCAGAACCTATTGCGGATGATGCACAGGCACAGGTAACGCTGCTAGACCCCATGAAACACACATGGGACTTGCCAGCCCTGAGACGCAACAAGCCACGTGTGAGCAGGCCTCACCGCACTTCAGCTATTGGAGCAGGAGGTCAGCACCTGAGGGACGCCCAGGAGGGAGAAGAAAAGAGGGAGGAGTGTAGAGGTGCGGAGGTCATTTGGACTCTTTTGGACTGTCCACAGAATCCAAATGAGTCGTGTGCTTGTAACAGATCACCTTACGGGGGGACCTCGCTGGGCTGAGAGGAAGTCCTGCGGTGCCAAAGGGTGCCCCGGTGTAGCTGAGACCGTGGCTCTGGGTGTTGTGGGTCTGTCCGGGCAAGCCGCCGCTGTTTACAGGTCACTTTagacaaataacacacacagccatGGTGAGCGACGCAGGTGCTCCGTCTCTCTCCCGCTCTGCACCTGCTGGTTTGAGGATGTCACACACTTCCTTATTATCATCACAGACTACAGGTTAACGCCAGGTGAGCTCTTACCATTGGATATCAACCAGGAAGTGGTACCGGTAATCTGCCAAACTTAATTTGCTGGGCTACATGTGTGAGGTCATCAGATGGACAatcaatatatatatgtatatatagatatatatagatatatatttatatatttcttttttttatcaatgGGGAATCTCATACAGGAGCTGACTACTGCAGTCCGCACTCAATTAGCTATAACATCCACCTAAACTTTAGAACATGATTCTCTTATATAGACAGTAATTTCTCAGTCAAATATACTTTATATTTTACTCCattgttttagcattttaaagTTCGATTCGTCATGCACAGAATAGTCGTTCCTCTCTCTCCTGTTTCTGTTTATCTCCAGGCTTTGCATCATGTTGTCAGCTTCATCACAAATAGCCACCTCTCCCTCTCCATCAATCGTCGTCCACGTCGTCGCCCTCCGACTCCTCTCCGGTTCTCCTCTCGTACATCTTATCCCGGTGCCGCTCCTGGATCTCTTTCATCTCCTCGGCGTAGCGGCTGAACGCTCCCCCGAACTTGCTCCACGCCTTGAAGGGGATTGTTATAGAGTTTCTGTAACTGGGCTTCACTTCGCTCACCCGTAAGAAAACTCCGTACTTGTTGGATCCAACGTCAAAGAAGAACCGCTTGGAGTCCACCATGATCGAGGTGCCCTCCGGAAGCTCGCTGTAGCCCCCGGCTCCTCCGCCACCGGCcagctcctcctcatctccccCGTAGTCGTCTATCAGCTTGGCCAAGGCGTCACGAAATTCTATTAAGCCTTGGGCCGGGAGTGCGATGGTTTGTCCGGCCTGCAGGCCAGCCCCGGGGATGCCACCTACTCCGACACCGAAGCCGGGGCCTCGGTTGACGGTCTGTCGGATCCGGAGAAAGCGACCCCGCTGGTTCTCCTTCAGGTCGAGGTAGTATTTTCGGTTCTCACGCACCAGGAACTCGCTCTTCAAGGCCCGTCTAGGCCCGGTGTCATCCCCACCG
Above is a genomic segment from Amphiprion ocellaris isolate individual 3 ecotype Okinawa chromosome 6, ASM2253959v1, whole genome shotgun sequence containing:
- the LOC111583971 gene encoding transcriptional activator protein Pur-beta — encoded protein: MADGDSGSERGGSSGGGGGGGGGFQHYQREPETQELASKRLDIQNKRFYLDVKQNAKGRFIKIAEVGAGGSKSRLTLSMSVAAEFRDYLGDFIEHYAQLGPSTPEQIAQSSGGDDTGPRRALKSEFLVRENRKYYLDLKENQRGRFLRIRQTVNRGPGFGVGVGGIPGAGLQAGQTIALPAQGLIEFRDALAKLIDDYGGDEEELAGGGGAGGYSELPEGTSIMVDSKRFFFDVGSNKYGVFLRVSEVKPSYRNSITIPFKAWSKFGGAFSRYAEEMKEIQERHRDKMYERRTGEESEGDDVDDD